In one window of Heterodontus francisci isolate sHetFra1 chromosome 24, sHetFra1.hap1, whole genome shotgun sequence DNA:
- the LOC137383208 gene encoding hemoglobin subunit alpha, protein MPTSEYSAAEKAELAALSKVLGQNAEAFGAEALARMFAVYAATKSYFKDYKDFSAAAPSIKIHGAKVVTALAHACDHLDNLQEHLLKLAKFHGLQLKVDPANFPYLSYCLEVVLAVHLTEFSPETHCALDKFLTNVCQELSSRYR, encoded by the exons ATGCCAACCTCTGAATACTCAGCAGCTGAAAAAGCCGAGCTGGCCGCTCTCTCCAAGGTGCTGGGGCAGAATGCAGAAGCTTTCGGTGCGGAAGCTTTGGCCAG GATGTTTGCAGTTTATGCTGCAACCAAGTCTTACTTCAAGGACTACAAAGACTTCAGTGCTGCCGCTCCAAGTATCAAAATCCATGGTGCCAAGGTAGTTACAGCTCTGGCACATGCGTGTGACCACTTGGACAACCTGCAGGAACACCTGTTGAAACTTGCCAAGTTCCATGGTTTACAACTTAAGGTGGATCCTGCCAACTTTCCG TATCTTTCCTACTGCCTCGAGGTAGTCCTCGCCGTCCACCTGACAGAATTCTCTCCTGAAACCCATTGTGCACTTGACAAATTCCTGACCAATGTTTGCCAAGAACTCAGCTCTCGATACCGTTAA